The Juglans microcarpa x Juglans regia isolate MS1-56 chromosome 2S, Jm3101_v1.0, whole genome shotgun sequence genome has a window encoding:
- the LOC121251518 gene encoding probable caffeoyl-CoA O-methyltransferase At4g26220, with the protein MEQYAKELLSKGLLQSEDLYRYILETSVYPREPEPLKELRHVTAGHPRARFATSPDAGQLMAMLLKLVKAKKTIEVGVFTGYSLLLTALTIPEDSKIIGIDVDRETFEIGLPIIKKAGVADKIDFIESEALPALDQLLQNPENEGSFDFAFVDADKGNYSNYHERIMKLLKVGGVVVYDNTLWLGTVVMSDELVPENLKRWKEPTIEFNKLVAADPRVQLSHASVGDGMAICTRLY; encoded by the exons ATGGAGCAATATGCAAAAGAATTACTTTCAAAGGGTTTATTGCAGAGTGAAGATTTGTACCGG TATATCTTGGAGACGAGTGTGTACCCACGTGAACCAGAACCTCTCAAGGAGCTAAGGCATGTCACTGCTGGCCACCCTCG TGCTAGGTTTGCTACTTCACCAGATGCAGGTCAGTTGATGGCCATGCTGTTAAAGCTGGTGAAAGCAAAAAAGACTATTGAAGTTGGCGTTTTCACGGGATACTCTCTTCTCCTGACTGCTCTTACAATTCCAGAGGATAGCAAG ATCATAGGCATAGATGTAGATCGGGAGACATTTGAAATTGGATTGCCAATTATTAAGAAAGCTGGTGTTGCAGATAAAATTGATTTCATCGAGTCCGAGGCTTTACCAGCTCTTGATCAACTATTACAAAAT CCTGAGAATGAAGGGAGTTTCGACTTTGCTTTTGTTGATGCGGACAAGGGTAATTATTCAAACTACCATGAGAGAATCATGAAACTACTGAAAGTGGGTGGGGTGGTTGTCTACGATAACACACTTTGGTTAGGAACAGTTGTAATGTCTGATGAGTTGGTTCCAGAGAACTTGAAACGGTGGAAGGAGCCGACAATTGAGTTTAACAAATTAGTGGCAGCTGATCCTCGTGTCCAATTGTCACATGCTTCCGTAGGTGATGGCATGGCAATCTGCACTCGTCTCTACTGA
- the LOC121253523 gene encoding uncharacterized mitochondrial protein AtMg00810-like produces MMRPPVRSYSELVTLLESYADKYKLDATPASMVFYGQKSYKNRKQIGIEVHKYGSNLFLSQHRYIVDLFTRAGMHESKPLSTPMPKKAQQKSGSQELFTDVKTYRSLVGGLQYLTFTRPDISYSVNYVCQFMQAPTTTHFQLVKRILRFVQGTATLGILIMSNSSLDLYGFSDAD; encoded by the exons ATGATGAGGCCTCCTGTCCGTTCATACTCTGAGTTAGTAACTTTACTTGAAAGTTATGCTGACAAGTACAAACTTGATGCTACTCCTGCATCAATGGTGTTCTATGGACAGAAGTCTTACAAAAACAGGAAACAAATTG GCATTGAGGTTCATAAATATGGTTCTAATCTCTTTCTCTCACAGCACAGGTACATTGTGGATCTCTTCACTCGAGCTGGTATGCATGAGAGCAAGCCATTATCAACTCCAATGCCGAAAAAAGCACAACAGAAATCTGGTTCCCAGGAATTATTTACTGATGTCAAAACCTATAGAAGTCTCGTGGGAGGTCTGCAATATCTCACATTTACAAGACCAGATATTTCTTATAGTGTGAACTATGTTTGCCAGTTTATGCAAGCTCCAACAACAACCCATTTTCAGTTGGTTAAGAGGATCTTAAGATTCGTACAAGGCACTGCCACTCTTGGTATTCTAATTATGTCCAATAGTTCACTTGATCTATATGGTTTTTCAGATGCAGATTAG